A genome region from Diorhabda carinulata isolate Delta chromosome 2, icDioCari1.1, whole genome shotgun sequence includes the following:
- the LOC130904163 gene encoding charged multivesicular body protein 2a has translation MEWLFGKKVTPEELLRKNQRALNKAMRDLDREKQKMEQQEKKVIIDIKKLAKEGQMDAVKIMAKDLVRTRRYVKKFMLMKANIQAVSLKIQTLRSQNAMAQAMKGVTKAMQSMNKQLNLPQIQRILQEFEKQSEIMDMKEEVMNDAIDDAMEGDDDEEESDAIVNQVLDELGLQLGDTLSGLPQTGGSLPATGQKQPSAAAVIAGGSNGGSGTSGNNNSNNGGSGGGGLSDADADLQARLDNLRRE, from the exons atggagtGGTTATTTGGTAAGAAAGTTACCCCCGAAGAACTATTACGTAAAAATCAAAGGGCATTGAATAAAGCTATGAGAGATTTAGATCGAGAAAAACAGAAAATGGAACAgcaagaaaaaaaagttataattgatattaaaaaattagctAAAGAAGGCCAAATG GACGCTGTAAAAATAATGGCTAAAGATTTGGTTAGAACTAGGAGATATGTAAAGAAATTTATGTTGATGAAAGCAAATATCCAAGCAGtatcattaaaaatacaaaCCCTTAGATCGCAAAATGCTATGGCACAAGCAATGAAAGGCGTTACTAAAGCTATGCAGAGTATGAATAAACAACTTAATTTACCCCAAATACAAAGAATATtacaagaatttgaaaaacaatccGAAATTATGGATATGAAGGAAGAAGTTATGAATGATGCTATTGATGATGCAATGGAAGgagatgatgatgaagaagaaag TGATGCAATTGTAAACCAAGTTTTGGATGAGCTGGGTCTTCAATTGGGTGATACCCTTTCTGGTTTACCTCAAACTGGTGGAAGTCTACCAGCTACTGGACAAAAACAGCCATCAGCCGCAGCAGTTATTGCag GTGGTTCTAATGGAGGGAGTGGAACAAGtggaaataataattcaaacaatGGCGGTTCAGGTGGTGGTGGGCTTTCAGATGCTGATGCTGACCTGCAGGCAAGATTAGATAATCTACGTAGGGAATAA
- the LOC130904161 gene encoding mediator of RNA polymerase II transcription subunit 25-like isoform X2, which yields MVVCSGEHGLQADIIFLIEGTAVNGAYINDIKTNYIIPSLEYFNQTKMEDASYLSENANSVYGIVIFYAADCLPQLSTDTFGPFISPLKLLAAIDKLEMIGGKGESHSNIAEGLATSLHCFEELQQKRDTTTPVQKHCILICNSPPYSLPVLESHTFSGKTAEQLAGILQERNINFSVISPRKIPSLYKLFEKAGGDLSSSQTKNYAKDPRHLVLLKGFSLKERSVSPPPGASTTTPNQITNTGIPTMTSLPSPLQGSDSPIPGTSQPSNNIMVNTTVGVGANVGQNNVYRPQGTQGMNIPPQKGVGVVNVAGGRMMGNNQMPIMQVNAPPGYHASGHVNRTSPHWTMPPPVQQVRPYIPQSNQQVNTTQGSALIAQLTQPPSSISGSNVNQFGQMTSNSPINKINVPPQSNVQTSISQNQTGIQTSMAQVSQANPVSSSQAQNMPQAVQGQPQQIRERHTIWQGLLEWIEKPKNATDQQKITKHVPCQVSANSKDGEPELKADGWPQKLIMQLMPKQLIGNIGGAYLKNSKSVLFHPQPCDALESLTRVMSSGFAGCVHFTSVPPCEIKVLILLYTADKKAYLGFIPNDQVAFVDRLRKVIQQQKSTQQMRQGGPGTPTGNPQVGQVSNSPQMSGTNAITSQNAPQNMLISPTNTISMGGGQMTQNVNTTSQQGQGMAGIINQNVSSGNMRPNIRMPNIQPGNTNQSNIIQNPVQSSAENQLEVERRHNLEKINQLKQTLEAAQQQERQYKSQLERISHMKTSQLEQALQAAQQTEMHYKMLENQRQQIAAQNVQSTPQAATSQPQQRLMRPVMSNNPGLRHLLQQQPQYRQLINVQQMPGSGSRTQMGQQLQNPAGSQQTNFDEVGSFDFNNII from the exons atggttgTCTGCTCTGGTGAACACGGCTTACAAGCGGACATAATATTTCTTATAGAAGGAACGGCCGTAAATGGTgcatatataaatgatattaaaacaaattatattataccATCCCTAGA ATATTTCAATCAAACTAAAATGGAAGATGCCAGTTACTTATCAGAAAATGCAAATTCAGTTTAtggaattgttattttttatgctGCCGATTGCCTACCACAACTCAGCACAGATACATTTGGTCCATTCATAAGTCCTTTGAAACTTTTGGCTGCTATTGATAAATTGGA aatGATTGGAGGTAAAGGAGAATCTCATTCAAATATCGCTGAAGGCTTAGCAACATCCCTACACTGTTTCGAAGAACTACAACAAAAAAGAGATACAACTACCCCTGTGCAGAAGCATTGTATCCTTATATGCAACTCTCCTCCATATTCACTTCCTGTTTTGGAATCTCATACATTTTCGGGTAAGACTGCTGAGCAGTTAGCTGGAATTTTGCAAGAG agaaatatcaactTTTCTGTTATTTCACCAAGAAAGATTCCTTCATTATATAAGCTATTTGAAAAAGCAGGAGGTGATTTAAGCTCGTCACAAACGAAAAATTATGCAAAAGACCCAAGACATCTAGTACTATTGAAAGGTTTCAG TCTCAAAGAAAGGTCTGTTAGCCCTCCACCTGGAGCCTCTACAACCACACcaaatcaaataacaaatacGGGAATACCCACAATGACTTCTTTGCCAAGTCCACTTCAAGGAAGTGATAGTCCAATTCCAG gTACCAGTCAACCTAGCAATAATATTATGGTCAATACTACAGTGGGAGTAGGAGCTAATGTTGGACAAAATAATGTATACAGACCACAGGGAACACAAG gtATGAATATTCCTCCGCAAAAAGGAGTAGGAGTTGTGAATGTAGCTGGTGGTCGTATGATGGGTAATAATCAAATGCCAATTATGCAGGTTAACGCTCCTCCGGGATATCATGCTTcag GTCATGTAAATAGAACATCTCCACATTGGACAATGCCTCCGCCAGTCCAACAAGTAAGACCCTATATTCCTCAATCAAATCAACAGGTTAATACTACACAAGGTAGTGCTCTTATTGCTCAGTTGACACAACCTCCGTCGTCAATATCCGGATCCAATGTTAACCAATTTGGACAGA tgacATCAAATTCGcccattaataaaataaacgtgCCACCACAATCAAATGTACAAACGTCGATTTCACAAAACCAAACAGGCATACAAACGTCTATGGCACAGGTCTCACAGGCGAATCCTGTTTCTTCTTCTCAAGCCCAG aatatgcCACAAGCTGTCCAAGGTCAACCGCAACAAATACGGGAAAGGCATACTATTTGGCAAGGTTTATTGGAATGGATAGAAAAGCCAAAAAATGCTAcagatcaacaaaaaattaccaAGCATGTCCCCTGTCAGGTGTCTGCTAATTCCAAAGACGGTGAACCCGAATT AAAAGCTGATGGTTGGCCACAAAAACTTATAATGCAACTCATGCCGAAACAATTAATAGGAAATATTGGTGGAGCATATCTGAAAAATTCGAAATCTGTATTATTTCATCCCCAGCCATGTGATGCTTTAGAATCTCTTACAAGAGTTATGAGTTCTGGATTC gCTGGATGTGTGCATTTCACTAGTGTCCCACCATGCGAAATTAAagttcttattttattatatacggCAGATAAAAAAGCTTACTTAGGATTTATACCTAATGATCAAGTTGCTTTTGTCGATAGACTTCGGAAAGTTATTCAGCAACAGAAATCAACTCAACAAATGAGACAG GGTGGACCCGGTACTCCTACTGGTAATCCGCAAGTTGGACAAGTGAGTAATTCTCCTCAAATGTCAGGCACGAATGCTATAACATCTCAAAACGCCCCTCAAAACATGTTAATATCTCCAACAAACACAATTTCAATGGGAGGTGGTCAGATGACTCAAAATGTTAACACAACGTCACAACAAGGACAGGGAATGGCTggtataataaatcaaaacgtATCTTCTGGAAATATGAGACCCAATATTAGGATGCCCAATATACAACCAG GAAATACAAATCAGtcaaatataatacaaaatccAGTGCAAAGTTCTGCTGAAAACCAACTTGAGGTTGAAAGGAGGcataatttagagaaaattaatCAACTTAAACAAACACTGGAAGCTGCACAACAACAAGAAAGGCAATATAAAAGCCAGTTGGAGAGAATAAGTCATATGAAAACTTCTCAATTAGAGCAAGCTTTACAAGCAGCACAACAAACAGAAATGCATTATAAAATGCTTGAAAAT CAAAGACAACAGATAGCTGCACAAAATGTTCAATCTACACCTCAGGCAGCCACATCTCAACCCCAACAGAGGCTTATGCGACCAGTTATGTCAAATAATCCTGGATTAAGACATCTTTTGCAGCAA CAACCTCAATACAGACAgttaataaacgttcaacagaTGCCGGGCAGTGGCTCCAGAACTCAAATGGGTCAGCAGTTGCAAAACCCAGCTGGATCACAACAAACGAATTTTGATGAAGTTGGAAGCTtcgattttaataatattatttaa
- the LOC130904161 gene encoding mediator of RNA polymerase II transcription subunit 25-like isoform X1, translating to MVVCSGEHGLQADIIFLIEGTAVNGAYINDIKTNYIIPSLEYFNQTKMEDASYLSENANSVYGIVIFYAADCLPQLSTDTFGPFISPLKLLAAIDKLEMIGGKGESHSNIAEGLATSLHCFEELQQKRDTTTPVQKHCILICNSPPYSLPVLESHTFSGKTAEQLAGILQERNINFSVISPRKIPSLYKLFEKAGGDLSSSQTKNYAKDPRHLVLLKGFSLKERSVSPPPGASTTTPNQITNTGIPTMTSLPSPLQGSDSPIPGTSQPSNNIMVNTTVGVGANVGQNNVYRPQGTQGMNIPPQKGVGVVNVAGGRMMGNNQMPIMQVNAPPGYHASGHVNRTSPHWTMPPPVQQVRPYIPQSNQQVNTTQGSALIAQLTQPPSSISGSNVNQFGQMTSNSPINKINVPPQSNVQTSISQNQTGIQTSMAQVSQANPVSSSQAQNMPQAVQGQPQQIRERHTIWQGLLEWIEKPKNATDQQKITKHVPCQVSANSKDGEPELKADGWPQKLIMQLMPKQLIGNIGGAYLKNSKSVLFHPQPCDALESLTRVMSSGFAGCVHFTSVPPCEIKVLILLYTADKKAYLGFIPNDQVAFVDRLRKVIQQQKSTQQMRQGGPGTPTGNPQVGQVSNSPQMSGTNAITSQNAPQNMLISPTNTISMGGGQMTQNVNTTSQQGQGMAGIINQNVSSGNMRPNIRMPNIQPGNTNQSNIIQNPVQSSAENQLEVERRHNLEKINQLKQTLEAAQQQERQYKSQLERISHMKTSQLEQALQAAQQTEMHYKMLENQQRQQIAAQNVQSTPQAATSQPQQRLMRPVMSNNPGLRHLLQQQPQYRQLINVQQMPGSGSRTQMGQQLQNPAGSQQTNFDEVGSFDFNNII from the exons atggttgTCTGCTCTGGTGAACACGGCTTACAAGCGGACATAATATTTCTTATAGAAGGAACGGCCGTAAATGGTgcatatataaatgatattaaaacaaattatattataccATCCCTAGA ATATTTCAATCAAACTAAAATGGAAGATGCCAGTTACTTATCAGAAAATGCAAATTCAGTTTAtggaattgttattttttatgctGCCGATTGCCTACCACAACTCAGCACAGATACATTTGGTCCATTCATAAGTCCTTTGAAACTTTTGGCTGCTATTGATAAATTGGA aatGATTGGAGGTAAAGGAGAATCTCATTCAAATATCGCTGAAGGCTTAGCAACATCCCTACACTGTTTCGAAGAACTACAACAAAAAAGAGATACAACTACCCCTGTGCAGAAGCATTGTATCCTTATATGCAACTCTCCTCCATATTCACTTCCTGTTTTGGAATCTCATACATTTTCGGGTAAGACTGCTGAGCAGTTAGCTGGAATTTTGCAAGAG agaaatatcaactTTTCTGTTATTTCACCAAGAAAGATTCCTTCATTATATAAGCTATTTGAAAAAGCAGGAGGTGATTTAAGCTCGTCACAAACGAAAAATTATGCAAAAGACCCAAGACATCTAGTACTATTGAAAGGTTTCAG TCTCAAAGAAAGGTCTGTTAGCCCTCCACCTGGAGCCTCTACAACCACACcaaatcaaataacaaatacGGGAATACCCACAATGACTTCTTTGCCAAGTCCACTTCAAGGAAGTGATAGTCCAATTCCAG gTACCAGTCAACCTAGCAATAATATTATGGTCAATACTACAGTGGGAGTAGGAGCTAATGTTGGACAAAATAATGTATACAGACCACAGGGAACACAAG gtATGAATATTCCTCCGCAAAAAGGAGTAGGAGTTGTGAATGTAGCTGGTGGTCGTATGATGGGTAATAATCAAATGCCAATTATGCAGGTTAACGCTCCTCCGGGATATCATGCTTcag GTCATGTAAATAGAACATCTCCACATTGGACAATGCCTCCGCCAGTCCAACAAGTAAGACCCTATATTCCTCAATCAAATCAACAGGTTAATACTACACAAGGTAGTGCTCTTATTGCTCAGTTGACACAACCTCCGTCGTCAATATCCGGATCCAATGTTAACCAATTTGGACAGA tgacATCAAATTCGcccattaataaaataaacgtgCCACCACAATCAAATGTACAAACGTCGATTTCACAAAACCAAACAGGCATACAAACGTCTATGGCACAGGTCTCACAGGCGAATCCTGTTTCTTCTTCTCAAGCCCAG aatatgcCACAAGCTGTCCAAGGTCAACCGCAACAAATACGGGAAAGGCATACTATTTGGCAAGGTTTATTGGAATGGATAGAAAAGCCAAAAAATGCTAcagatcaacaaaaaattaccaAGCATGTCCCCTGTCAGGTGTCTGCTAATTCCAAAGACGGTGAACCCGAATT AAAAGCTGATGGTTGGCCACAAAAACTTATAATGCAACTCATGCCGAAACAATTAATAGGAAATATTGGTGGAGCATATCTGAAAAATTCGAAATCTGTATTATTTCATCCCCAGCCATGTGATGCTTTAGAATCTCTTACAAGAGTTATGAGTTCTGGATTC gCTGGATGTGTGCATTTCACTAGTGTCCCACCATGCGAAATTAAagttcttattttattatatacggCAGATAAAAAAGCTTACTTAGGATTTATACCTAATGATCAAGTTGCTTTTGTCGATAGACTTCGGAAAGTTATTCAGCAACAGAAATCAACTCAACAAATGAGACAG GGTGGACCCGGTACTCCTACTGGTAATCCGCAAGTTGGACAAGTGAGTAATTCTCCTCAAATGTCAGGCACGAATGCTATAACATCTCAAAACGCCCCTCAAAACATGTTAATATCTCCAACAAACACAATTTCAATGGGAGGTGGTCAGATGACTCAAAATGTTAACACAACGTCACAACAAGGACAGGGAATGGCTggtataataaatcaaaacgtATCTTCTGGAAATATGAGACCCAATATTAGGATGCCCAATATACAACCAG GAAATACAAATCAGtcaaatataatacaaaatccAGTGCAAAGTTCTGCTGAAAACCAACTTGAGGTTGAAAGGAGGcataatttagagaaaattaatCAACTTAAACAAACACTGGAAGCTGCACAACAACAAGAAAGGCAATATAAAAGCCAGTTGGAGAGAATAAGTCATATGAAAACTTCTCAATTAGAGCAAGCTTTACAAGCAGCACAACAAACAGAAATGCATTATAAAATGCTTGAAAAT caGCAAAGACAACAGATAGCTGCACAAAATGTTCAATCTACACCTCAGGCAGCCACATCTCAACCCCAACAGAGGCTTATGCGACCAGTTATGTCAAATAATCCTGGATTAAGACATCTTTTGCAGCAA CAACCTCAATACAGACAgttaataaacgttcaacagaTGCCGGGCAGTGGCTCCAGAACTCAAATGGGTCAGCAGTTGCAAAACCCAGCTGGATCACAACAAACGAATTTTGATGAAGTTGGAAGCTtcgattttaataatattatttaa